CATATAAACCTTTTAGGGAGCATATACAAAATTTAGCTTATTATGAAAGCAAACTACAAGAAAATATATCTTTTGTGATGAAAAAATTTGTgacaaaaaactttaaaaatcatCACTATAAATATTTAGTGacaatattttgatttgtcaCCAGTCGTCACTAATATGCGAGTCACTGATATAAGAGTGACGATATTTTTAGTTgtcacaaaaatattattttattgtgaaaacaaatatCATCACTAATATTTCTATGTAATCGTCACCAATGTCCTATAATAGTTTATAAcgacaaaataattaatgataaaatgttattattagtATCAATTTTTCGTCACAAGTAACTACTAATTGTAAttagtatgatttttattactattttttttaaaaaaatattgttttattatcactattattttttaaatatatcaataatgcattgaaaattatttttaaatgctgaaataattatcattgaaataaaaataaataatcaaataaatcaaaatttacattaaaatataacaaagtcATTACATGTTGAACGATAAACTAAAACAATAGTATCCAAAAATACGTAAATCAAATACATTAATACAATATTTAGattctcataaaaataataaagccaAGTACATAACCTATAATATTAAAGTCTCGAcatcacaataaaaaataatatcttcGTAAGTTTCAATCCCATAACTACATTAAGTAGTATCGTCGTACGTTTAGTTTCAATACCAAAACTACATTTAGTTTCAATcctgcaaataaatataaaaaaataaatcagataaaaaataaaaaatattggaatttgggttttagaaaaatgaccaCATAAtaagtttaaaagaaaatattcaataaaagagTTTCGTATTACTAACATGAGCACTTGAGTTAGTAGATATATATCTCCCATATTTTCCAAAGCTTCCTGTATAATGTGGAAAAAGTATGTATAATTTTCATACTTACATTAAAATCTTCACATTATTAGTTgacaaatggaaagaaaaatctttcacaaaaatataactAGATATGATATCATAATACAATTAATGTCTTTAATTCTAATATTGACATCAAgactttaaaatgaattttttctttaccatgatttcttctccttttggaATGCACCAAATTCCATTAGATCTCATGTGCGTGGCCTTCCAAACTTCCATGCCATTCACCAGACTTTGAATcttatttctattaaaattaaatatagtaaaagacaaattaaataatataaaaacaatataatctAATGCATGATGCCTTTATATAAATTTCACCAAACTttcatatatcatataaaaaaaatcacaaaataaaaaaagagttattattatataacttgtaaaaaaatgaatataaaatattaaaagatgttaccaTTTCAAATGCCTTTTGCATGATTGATTTTGTGccaataattgattttatttcttacttGCTTCGATTAGCTTTGTTTGTCAAACTTCTTTCCTACATCAAAgtataaatgattttatattataagcataaaactattaaaaaattatgttcaaaataataagataacTTTACCTGAAATTTTGAACCACTCCACTTGTTTTTAATTAGCCAATTCCAAGATACAAATTTTGGTCTATCATTTTCTTTAAGACAAGCTTGATGTAAATGATAAAGCTTATTCTTGTATTGAGATTGAATTTGTTTCATTGCATATTCCTTCACCTAGTTagataaactaaaaattaaatactatcAAGATACATTATCAAACCAATTTGAAGATATaactaatattcaaatatataaataaattaaatataattgaccTAATTGTATACTAACCTTCATATGTCACCTAAGCTCCTCGTACTTGAACCTTCAACCTTTGATattattttctccttcttcaGTGCAAGGGAAGGTAACTTCTTTGTGTGGGtgcttttggttttaattttgaCGCAAGTAGGTGGAAGGTTACAGGTGAGTCTTTGTAGAGAACGAATTGTTTAAGAGTGGGTGAGAGAGGTTAATTAATAATGGGGAAGTTATAACTTCCTCCTTTATCTAATTCATTCACATAATATTTTAGTTGGGGAGGTGGAATGAGAGGAAATTGAatgaagaattatttttttttatcaatgaggCAGGAGAGagttctaattttataaaaaagtttaaatatgcttttagtccataataaattagttaaattttattttggatttctaataatttttttcatcgaGTTCctaataatacaaaaattttatttttagttattgttattttattttagtccttataaaattttgttcattttttattagtccctttgaaaaaaaatactcgatagatactaataaaaaattatctacatactagagagataaaaaatagatatattagaaggattaaaacataaaacaaattaattttcttattttattagggacttaacacaaaaaataattttattaagaaccaaaaataaaatttgttaatttaccaaggacaaaaaatatattcaagtcCAAAAAAACCTCTAATTTGGTGGATAAATTTTCCTTGGTTTGCAACAGTTATTAGTGTAGTTAGAAATCCATATATGGTACATACTCCATGTTACaggaattttcaaaatttaattaaccgAGGGAAAACTACTCGAATAAGTAttattcaagtttaaattcaaactATCTTTTGTTAGAAGTaacacaaaatcaaataaatttagttgGAGtagcaacaaagaaaaaataaacaaaagataaatatgACCGTTAAAAAATACtcttataagataaaatatttaaagaggtgactaataaaattgtataaaatataagatactttatatatatatatataatgacattGAACCCTCAAAGTGCACTAAgttaaaaatttatctaaaaataatcgtaaatttagataattaaataaaaaatgaaactagaCTTTTAGTtggattaaaagaaaagataaatccaaatcattaaatttaatgtcataaattaccttttaattttttttaaatgttgataatgttattttcttaaacaaaataactttatcatcataattaatttattaaatatacattttttcagactattattttatcatgtGCATTACATTAGTCTATTTTAATGTATAAAACATATagttatcattaaaatattaaattttaattagactaaataaatattatgtatttaaaaatattttaaaaagtaaaaaaaatcaaattatttatttaaatttaaattttattttatttttggattaacattttttcttatgacacaattttgttaaaaatatttttttaaaaaaaatacatatttattttcaaccaattaaataatgagtaataataattaatataaaatgataacaaatatataaaaatgataaaataatagttattaataaagcaaaagagataaagataaaaagatattgagaaaaattaggaaagataaaaactagtattgtacatatttattttaatttttgtacactaaaatttattattagttacttttgtatttattttagtcatatattatatttgttgctTGCTATAATAATTGTTATGCTGAAGATCATACACGTTCCTTTTCTTGAAATTTACTCTGcataataaaactaaattttacatttttagtttGATAGGAATAATAGAtgaaaaatttgatttaataaactaatattaatattaaaaggtAGTTAATGTTTTAACTACCCTCAAATCCACCACTACAAGGtggttggtaaaaaaaaaaaacagaagagaATAAGGTGGTTAAAATTCTACTTTAACTATATTTTAGTCGTCTATATTTTCAAAGTTAACTGTACAAAATTTGTTGTTAGTGACCTCCTTACAGAAATGCtagtaaaatcaaaatataatattttattctaataatatCTTAAGgtcagaaaaaaattaatatatatgtgttttAAAACTCCAATAaacaatttaaatgataataaataatttaaaacaattttatagcaaaaattaaaaaattcaactgttagtgataattaattaatatagagAACATTAAAATGGATGAAGTTTGAATAAATTATGTAATAACCAAAATAGAcatgaaatattttaatattttaagtttttttttttgcatataataagtatttttaattacttatctcAAATCTCAACACACTCGGCATTCTACCAgttgataaatatttgtattcaaataattttaaaaattacatttacaagataactaatatttcaataattacattttattgtttatatttgaatcattatattttattattatttatatgatgttatttatgttttcttatttttatgttattatttatatttgcatcattatattttttttatttatatgttattatttatatatttcatttatatttttatttatttttattatttatattatcttatAGTAAGAGGTTATAGGTTaaattcttcttttttgctttaaatttttaatgacgaataatttgtcaattgtaattgaaaagaaataggctaataaaacataatatttatgacaaacttgtttttttatttttgccatAAATACCTTAATAATGTTGATTACTAGAATGTGCATTAGTAACAATTTTAAATATGGAAATAAAATATGTAGATATTagtgacaaatattttttttgtcactaataataaaattatagtgACAACTTCTTTTTTGTCACTATTGTAAATAATATTAGTGACAAAATAAGATTTAGTCACTGATGATATATTATTAGTGACAACTTGGAATTTTCATCACAATTTTTTAGTCACTAAAAATCATAATTCTTGTAGTATTATAACCTTATATACTTCTTTTAAGAAGTGAGATTTGAGTTGTGATTAcctaaaaattttcattttggagCATTATGCTAGAGACATGGTAAGAGTTGTCATCGAGAATGATGAAAGTGTGATGGAGGGGAGGAGAGATAATGGTAGAGATGGGATGTGACGACCTACTAATATGAAAAGCTGAGTTTGAAATTTGATGATGATGagcatgttgttgttgttgatgatgatgaggaGTTACTTGTGCTAGCTGCCGTTCATGCACTTCTTCACATGAACCTGATGCTTGCATTACTTCTCTTGCTGTtgaagatcaaaattaaaaaaattcaaatttatgaaaacttaagataaacaaaatattttattatgataaatttaaaaaaaaatgttaattaactgaaattaaaatcacaaaaatatactTACATGAATCAATGGAAACtaaactaattaaggaaaaagaatatattaaatcAAGATGTTGAAGCTTGTACTGCTTTTACCTTATTCATAGTGTACAGGGCCTCTACCATTTCCACAGATCTATTACGCACTGCAAGAGCAACCTATAAACATAGGTAAAAATGTCACTGAAAAGAACAACATGTTCAGTAATAATGTTGCACAAGGAAATTGCAGTGCATTCAATAAGGTAGATTCACAAAAATAGACATAACCTTGTGCAACTTTCTGTGGAATTTTAAGCAGTATTACTAAATATGTGGCCCATTTATTAGACAAAAACATGAGtgacatgctaggtgcacccagtaatgttgctggtgcacccaacaattttaTGAAATGGCAAAATTGCccttaagttaaaatttaaaaagaaaatgtgcTGGCCCTTTGTTTTCTTCCCCACCTTTCTGccttctttcttcttgcttCATTTCTTCTTCCTCCGCGCCTGCCATCTGCTATTGTTGCGTTGCTGCGAAGCTTCCGTGGTGTCGTTGCTGCATTTCTGCCGTCGAGGTTAGTAACCCCTATCTCCCCTCCTCTCGTAGGTTAACTGTTTAGTTAGTTTAGCTTTAGGGTAGAAGACCTGAAAATCGCCTGAAAATGGCGAAGAGCAACTGTTCCGATACAAccagaagaagttcttccggtagcttctccggaagaaggttcttccggtagaaGAAAAGTTCTTCCGGAGAAGCTACCGGAACAAGTTCTTCCGGTAGCTttaccggaagaaccttcttccggtagAACGTTTTGTTataccggaagaaggttcttccgctaGAACAAAAAATTCTTCTGGAGAAGCTactggaagaaggttcttccggtatAACAATTTGTTttaccggaagaaccttcttccggtacAGCTACCGAAAGAACTTGTTCCGATAGCTtctccggaagaaccttcttccggtatAACAAAACGTTCTACCGGAAGAAGGAATAATTTTtccaaaattagttttttttttatataaatgaagtttttttttaaattttgctttataataattcaaatatttatgatttcatggtggtaagtaaaaaaaattaattaaatattatatattaggttaaatttttgtttttttgtatttgcataaaaaatttggtATTAGGGTTAGGATCTTGTTGAGTGTAAGATATATGTTTAGTGGTTGAGTGTGTAGGGTTTAGTGTAGGGTAGTTAACAATGCTTAGGGTAGTGTGATTAGGGTTTATAACGTAAGGCTGAAGATTTATGTAAATGTAtgtagatttttaattatatgaatagtttatttaacccaaaaaaatatgtgttcttcatgatttgcagatcatggttagaacacgaggtttaggtcatGCTTTAGCTAGGGTTATAGGTAGAGGTAGACAGGATGAGCATGATGCAGTCGATGCTCCCCAGAGGCGTAGACCTACTGCATCAGCCCGTAGGCGACGAGTATATATTACGGTTGATGAGGGTATTCCTCAGGTGACTGAGGATGTTCCTCATATGGCGGAGGATGTTCCTCAGGTGACTGAGGATGTCCCTCATATGGCTGACGATGTTGCTCAGAGGAGTGAAGATGTGCCTCAGATGACCGCAGACGTAGATGCGACTGTTGCAGAGGACTTAAGTCGTGATGGTGCTGAGGGGTCATATACTGAtgagggattccctggtgggCCCCGTGACCCATCAGTTCTGACTTCATTTGCGAAGCATGTCACACATGCCATTTGGACTGGACAGGTATTataatttcttacttttttcttcttgatttgtttgtcattaaatttttttgatatttGTGTATTTCGAATGATTtgtacttcaattcaggagcgtCCTGAGCTAAAGTTGGTGTCACACGGGAGGAAGGTGGCGTTAATTGGGAGGCCAATACCTGCGATTGAAGGGCTGGTTGTCGCCATAAGATTAAGTCCATTGATCGAGTGTTCAGTTGTAACCAGCGATCttggacttatatccgcatttgtggagaggtggcacaggGAGACCAGCACCTTTCACCTTCCAGTAGGAGAGTTGACGATCACACTAGATGATGTGTCGTCACTCCTCCGTCTCCCTATCAGTGGTGCCTTCCACAGTTTCGAGGCTCTTTCCGTGGACGAGGCGGTATTTTTGTTGATGGTGTTGCTCGAGGTGTCTGGTGAGGAGGCTAGAGCCGAGACAGTACGAGCACGCGGGGCATACGTACGCCTCTCATGGGTTCGGGACATCTATGAGATGAGATGCCAAGCAAGACGACGGATTGTAGCAGCTCGTGCTTATCTCCTACACCCggtcggttgcactcttttttctaacaagagtgcaacaaaTGTTCATGTGGTGCATCTAGAGGCTTTTCGCGACCTGGGTCAGAGTGGGGGTTATGCCTGGGGAGCTGCGGCcctggttcatatgtatgaccagttagatgaAGCTTCTAGGACCACGACACGACAGATTGGGGGACACCTTACTTTAttacaggtaaattttgtgttgttAATATGTTACATTGGATTGatgtaaacatgtttttatgttatgttaacctagttttttttgtagtgctggatctatgagcatTTTCTGAGTGTGCATTAGTGTGTCACCGATGATGCGTATGAGGAGATGTCCCCTCGTGCCTCTCGGTGGCTGACGATGAAGGCTCATATGAAGGGAATTATAGGAGCACCATACTGGGCATGTTGTGATGCTTTGACGGTCACAGACGTGTGCTGGTTGCCTTACAGTGACCATCGAGGGGTTAGGGGGTTTGAGCTGATTTCATCGTTCTAGGGTCAATTGAGATTGGGTCCTACGGTGGTCATAGTATGATCGGAGAGGGTGCTACGCCAGTTTGGGTACATTCAGAGCATCCTTCTGCCGCCTGTTAGCGCTTCGTTGTCATATGATGAtatagatgacaggtggatgcatTTCACGGACCACGTAGTAGTTGTGGGTGACCTTTGTGTAGTGTTTGGGCGggtatctgcggattacatggagtggtttttcTAGATATCTCGCCCATTCATGATACCGACCCAGGTAGGTGACTAGCCCAGACATGCACCTGCCCCAGACCATGAGGACTACATGCAGCCGGACATCCCAcaggttccagtggcatttgCCCCCCTCGACATAAAGTGGTAAGATTGtttgcgcgtttaatgtttgatgaattgttatttattttaaattttgtaataaatgttttttatgacTTTCACAGGATGATTACGAAGGTTATGAGGCGATCGCAGAAAGGTTGGAgtgtgtgctcaaccttaggttGGTCACTGCAGGGACAGAGTTACATGATATCATCCAAGATTGCCTGAGGATCGCTAGAGGGGGTGCCAGCGCAGATGGAAGTGTTAGGGCTCGACAAAGATAGCGCACAGAGCATTGAtgatgttttttatgttttgtagttgacatcattttttgtatttgttacacttttttgtttaatatagtttacTTTACTTTTTTTGCACTCTATATGACACATCGATTCCGATTCTGATTTCGATTTCGATTCCGAAAATGATGACTTTCCTTCATAAGAATGAGGGCTCGACAAAGATAGCGCACAGAGCATTGAtgatgttttttatgttttgtagttgacatcattttttgtatttgttacacttttttgtttaatatagtttacTTTACTTTTTTTGCACTCTATATGACACATCGATTCCGATTCTGATTTCGATTTCGATTCCGAAAATGATGACTTTCCTTCATAAGAatgagattaaaattataaatttttaaaaataagatagcTTAATGTTTATGTTTTAAAGTAAGatagctaattttttttaaaaataggatTTGGAGCCTTCacacatgttcaagtacccatgttcggggttttctttaaattatGCGCGAGTCGCCTAAGACACTCGAGGGgcgctatttctcatgtttggacgtcaaagaagccaaaaaaaataatatcgtcaGCCGGTTCCAtcgaataacacctcaaaaaacaagcacaaaattaaaaaaaaaaataggatttggaCCCTTCacacatgttcaagtacccatgttcggggtttttttaaaattatgcgaGAGTCGCCTAAGACATTCGAGGGgcgctatttctcatgtttggacgtcaaagaagtaaaaaaaaataatatcgtcaGCCGGTTCCaccgaataacacctcaaaaaacaagcacgaaattaaaaaaataggatttggaCCCTTCacacatgttcaagtacccatgttcggtgtttttttaaaattatgcgaGAGTCGCCTAAGACATTCAAGGGgcgctatttctcatgtttggacatcaaagaagccaaaaaaaataatatcgtcaGCCGGTTCCaccgaataacacctcaaaaaacaagcacgaaattaaaaaaaaataggatttggaCCCTTCacacatgttcaagtacccatgtttggggtttttttttttaaatcatgcgCGAGTCGCCTAAGACATTCTAGGGGCGctttttctcatgtttggacgtcaaagaagaaaaaaaaataatatcgtcaAAGAAGACAAACAAGcacgaaataaaaaaaaagatttccaCCCTTCAATTTTATTATGGAATTCATACACGCTGTAAACAAACAGATAAAAGttacattaaaaacaaaaaaatcaatgttgcaTTCATTCGTTTAGCGACGTGGCATCCATCGTCTTCAAATTCCATACCATGTTTagtaaaaacaactaaaatttctattgacccatattttttcaaataattagattgtactaacaccttTAGCACTTCATCGTTGGTTTTCAGctcattaatttcatattttataactttatttgAATACTCAAAATGTCctggttataaaaaaaataatcgtcTTACCgcttgtgattcgtgaattccatgAGGGGAaatccctttaggtgcaacttgctttatcaaatccttcagttcatcgaGGGTACATCCTGAaggaatttcaaatttctttgGATTTTGTCCTGTGAACGGGCATCCTACAAATTTGTTCCGGGGTGGCATGTTATATCTCCCGTTGTAATACAAGAGCGCGTCATGAGTAGGGGTCGTAGTGcattcaagtaagtttattacttcatctggtgttcttccaacaatgcataataactcaatcggaccaacacacgaaaattgatcattacacattaacattgtgttgacatcgtcatcatttatcaattgcatacattgaaagcgaatttggttacctgtatgGGTGAATGGCTGGCGGTAGtgaattttatccaaaaattatttgtcggttagctgaagggtattgtgtattctggtttttaggcttgcaaaatcatagctgtttggtactcgaatgggcaccggagtggaagtttggaagtaaaccccactatcattgtgaataatcgatccatttggaaaaatgaaacccaaccttgagttgacaatcgtctgactgctagtttctcctaaaaatgtCATACTTTGTGTATCGATTGGGAGAGTATGTAAAAGCAAGATAATGTATGATTTATTAGCGTTTGCCATGTCTCATATATATACATGGTTCTCACCGACAGAttgcttcactttttttttccaaaagaacacgCGTGAACATGTTTCATGTTTATGTTTCCTACTAAGTCAATGTCGTGTCACGCTCAAACTTTAATACGTATGCATATCATTATGTGCTGTCAATTATGACAACGATGTATCGTACATGCGTAATTGATTTTGGTTGCAccaactaatttttttcttaacgcAACGAGTACTTAATAATTATCCTTTAATGGCTTACAACAAATAATATCGCGTAATGAATACAATTAGATAAACAATGCATGTtcagtcttcatttaggtcgacatagtctcttttgaatgacatcaagcttgtgtactgctgcattctactaatatatagagttggccactgctttgcctgagaataatAATTGGTTGACCACAACAATGCTAGAGGCGGTAAAGGACAacggtctttcaaataaacttGTTGTGCGTGAACAAACATTATTAACTCAAATGAACCAGGGAAGTGATTGCATAATTCTTAGACTAACTAccttcaatgtacctgaacgAAATGATTTTCAAACATGTGACCAACACATATCATGCGGTGCACAGAAGAATcgggtggtggttgacttctaagaggaaaaaatgtcatgctttgttttCGGGACAACGAcacaaggattacgttataccgtgatgcaatgacatatcccatctccgttatatccatccacttgtccacactaacctgaatcaAGCAAACATACACATATAAGTTATTTAaagtttattcttaaaaaaaataacctaaaaacataccttggaaaacccatcaacaagtagggacagtcttaattgttcaaatctctctgtgccaccgaagaggttgTTGTAGTCATGCGACCATCTGtcaagttctttaatcaatttgTTGCGCACCAACGACCAagaatcttcccccatacctaataaaccggTAATGGACCGATATCCAGTTACCGTCCGCTTTTACATCCACAATGTTGTGAATGAAATCCTGTCTAAATggcgcaaattgatccaacatcgggatgatccttgttggcttcGGCGGTTCAGAAGATGATGCACTATGTTTCACTGaagagttgctgctttgaacagaatgaaaagcatcaacatactccaagtaagacggatcacgctttgtggatctttgacttcttttcatcggtttcttcggtgcacctttagtgttgacctttgacggaggagggcacatagagttatgatcagggtatgcaatatCTCAAAGTTTACTCTTGAGAGTTAGTTTGCCACACACATCAAGTTCCTCAAATCTTTCAGATATGGTCTcaatctcttccttgatgctgTCTTCGacctcacataacccttggtctgaaaagcaaagtc
The nucleotide sequence above comes from Glycine soja cultivar W05 chromosome 11, ASM419377v2, whole genome shotgun sequence. Encoded proteins:
- the LOC114373063 gene encoding protein MAIN-LIKE 2-like; this encodes MVRTRGLGHALARVIGRGRQDEHDAVDAPQRRRPTASARRRRVYITVDEGIPQVTEDVPHMAEDVPQVTEDVPHMADDVAQRSEDVPQMTADVDATVAEDLSRDGAEGSYTDEGFPGGPRDPSVLTSFAKHVTHAIWTGQERPELKLVSHGRKVALIGRPIPAIEGLVVAIRLSPLIECSVVTSDLGLISAFVERWHRETSTFHLPVGELTITLDDVSSLLRLPISGAFHSFEALSVDEAVFLLMVLLEVSGEEARAETVRARGAYVRLSWVRDIYEMRCQARRRIVAARAYLLHPVGCTLFSNKSATNVHVVHLEAFRDLGQSGGYAWGAAALVHMYDQLDEASRTTTRQIGGHLTLLQCVTDDAYEEMSPRASRWLTMKAHMKGIIGAPYWACCDALTVTDVCWLPYSDHRGDDYEGYEAIAERLECVLNLRLVTAGTELHDIIQDCLRIARGGASADGSVRARQR